A genomic region of Oncorhynchus mykiss isolate Arlee chromosome 4, USDA_OmykA_1.1, whole genome shotgun sequence contains the following coding sequences:
- the LOC110521110 gene encoding prepronociceptin-like, with the protein MKWSLWSLLLLVVRLCSPGRSDCQGDCLACGLLLPLPNPQTQQQTFNTLVCLLECEGHVSTALTWELCQRAILPHYLLQPDGGAVSRRAAEELNLGPVHLESDGQLLYSAAMEHYQQDREDQEDRALEQRDAQYDSSPLGSTEEEDSLALENREEKKEEEDRRRSSQGEGGDEEEEATVQLTKRFGGFLKGHHGYRKFIGGPVGRPLQKRLGGFIGIRKSARKWNNQKRVSQLLRQYLGMTSSSIPGRGVGRFNNPGQGFRRLPSRL; encoded by the exons ATGAAGTGGTCCCTGTGGAGCCTACTGCTGCTGGTGGTGCGTCTGTGTTCCCCAGGACGAAGTGACTGCCAGGGTGACTGCCTGGCCTGTGGTCTCCTACTACCCCTACCCAACCCCCAGACCCAGCAGCAAACATTCAACACACtg GTGTGTCTGTTGGAGTGTGAGGGTCACGTCTCCACTGCCCTCACCTGGGAGCTGTGTCAGCGAGCCATCCTACCGCACTATCTCCTCCAACCAGATGGCGGTGCTGTGTCTAGGAGAGCAGCAGAGGAGCTGAACCTGGGCCCTGTACACCTGGAGTCTGATGGACAACTCCTCTACTCTGCAGCCATGGAGCACTACCAGCAGGACAGAGAAGACcaggaagacagggccctggagcaACGTGATGCCCAGTACGACTCCTCCCCACTGGGCTCGACCGAGGAGGAAGACTCCCTGGCTCTGGAAAacagggaggagaagaaggaggaagaggacaggaggaggagcagtcagggggagggaggagatgaggaggaggaagccaCGGTCCAGCTGACCAAGCGTTTCGGGGGCTTCCTGAAAGGTCACCACGGTTATAGGAAGTTTATTGGTGGGCCGGTGGGGCGGCCACTGCAGAAACGCCTAGGAGGGTTCATCGGGATCAGGAAGTCGGCCAGGAAGTGGAACAACCAGAAGAGGGTGAGCCAGCTCCTCCGGCAGTACCTGGggatgaccagcagcagcatcccTGGCCGCGGTGTTGGTCGGTTCAATAACCCAGGCCAGGGATTCAGGAGGCTACCCAGCCGGCTGTAg